From Anopheles funestus chromosome 3RL, idAnoFuneDA-416_04, whole genome shotgun sequence, a single genomic window includes:
- the LOC125768995 gene encoding transmembrane protein 135-like translates to MQVLSKMTPVPVTCLEYVHPWTQSCTLATAELMIVGVQYCLRIYAAVYALSLIMRGRIPTMPELKKTLRGWLQSTVFLTTNAFSYSILMCTIRRVMGNFNFYTASYVPAFLAALISIMVERSSRRALLALYVSNVATETMWNILQSRGYVKSIPHGELAIFGLATSVLMYCYRKNRQETYRDSMFDVVRFAIGDSEVMKAAPTVPEEATPAIREPNTRASKGPKYPLPFIQAILQAYLQLTGRLKAMGKHKLCRHRHGCLYDTLSSGTRMFSIGLGIQVVMKTVLQMRKFISRPALIRKTFLNKEIARLGLFLGGFTSIYKMSSCLLRHFTDSDSPLFAFPSGLLASVAFAFYSDNTIALYIMWKTLQITYNWGIEKGYLPRVPGFTVMLYAASTALLFHAATIEPGNLRPSYWKFLHSISGGRICIMDRSGFDVYGLDTSGQIRTMMKLCKTEPILQGRLS, encoded by the exons ATGCAGGTACTGAGCAAGATGACTCCGGTGCCTGTCACCTGCCTGGAGTATGTGCACCCATGGACGCAATCGTGCACACTGGCAACGGCGGAACTAATGATCGTCGGTGTGCAGTACTGTCTTCGAATCTATGCAGCCGTGTATGCG CTTTCTCTCATAATGCGTGGCCGCATACCGACAATGCCAGAGCTGAAGAAGACACTTCGCGGATGGCTTCAATCGACCGTCTTTCTAACAACCAATGCCTTCAGCTATTCGATCCTCATGTGCACCATACGGCGAGTGATGGGAAACTTTAACTTCTATACCGCATCGTATGTGCCGGCATTCCTCGCGGCTCTCATCTCGATCATGGTAGAACGATCTTCCAGGCGGGCGCTTTTGGCACTGTACGTATCGAATGTGGCCACCGAAACCATGTGGAATATATTGCAGTCCCGGGGGTACGTTAAATCAATCCCACACGGTGAGCTTGCCATCTTTGGACTGGCCACCTCGGTGCTGATGTACTGCTACCGGAAAAATCGTCAAGAAACCTACCGGGACTCGATGTTCGATGTGGTACGCTTTGCAATCGGTGACAGTGAGGTGATGAAAGCGGCACCTACGGTACCAGAGGAAGCAACGCCAGCCATCCGTGAACCGAACACGCGTGCTTCGAAGGGTCCGAAATATCCATTGCCCTTCATACAGGCGATCCTGCAAGCCTATCTACAGCTTACGGGACGGTTGAAGGCGATGGGAAAGCACAAGCTATGTCGCCATCGTCACGGATGTCTTTACGACACGCTCTCTAGTGGTACGCGCATGTTTTCAATCGGTCTTGGGATACAGGTCGTGATGAAAACGGTACTCCAGATGCGTAAATTCATCAGCCGTCCGGCACTGATACGTAAAACGTTCCTTAACAAGGAAATAGCTCGATTGGGACTATTTCTCGGTGGATTCACCTCTATTTATAAG ATGTCTTCCTGTCTGCTACGTCATTTTACCGACAGTGATAGTCCATTGTTTGCCTTTCCTAGCGGACTTTTAGCTAGTGTTGCATTCGCCTTCTACTCTGACAACACAATTGCCTTGTACATAATGTGGAAAACGTTACAG ATAACATACAACTGGGGTATAGAGAAAGGTTACTTACCAAGGGTGCCCGGATTTACGGTGATGCTGTACGCCGCCAGTACTGCCCTATTGTTTCACGCTGCCACTATCGAACCAGGAAATTTGCGGCCGAGTTACTGGAAGTTTTTGCACTCCATCTCTGGTGGAAG AATTTGCATTATGGATCGTAGTGGGTTCGATGTGTACGGTTTGGATACTTCCGGACAAATACGTACTATGATGAAGCTGTGCAAAACGGAACCAATCCTACAGGGACGATTGAGCTGA
- the LOC125768994 gene encoding sodium channel protein Nach-like, with protein MVYRFSFTKAIQNVLAQTSLHGVFHLVHKRSTYIEKLIWFGIISMALFAGCYNVGSFWVRYWTNPTVIALDRDYHLWNTTFPSLTVCFQKRLNEQARDEMLARIDPELAPRYGEFIDTLLESDIENVGRLAEFDEFEGVDLRELLNELTDRPNAIITMEGDLQGTLIRSLTEMGICYTFNTAIGRYLSIDAYAGDEKLYEVSVFNGEASATISNCTSNANIYFHSPYEMPTIRKSLLVERGFFTFTKMDFNALAITSVPALRSLSIKQRKCRFPHESNLKFFPDYYSYGLCLLECKFYLFLKHCDCIPYFYQISDRSRYCKLTQLACVELYQSYISFLTADELREIFGACNCIKNCDDITFTLQQYGSTFWFNDPVIKWSIRIPKIRYSRGIIYDFIDAMVSTGSILEFFFGFSIITLIELAYFSMRNLILACLRVKMIRTMCKRKQRNMKNITPQTITKKAQDKSIMVK; from the exons ATGGTGTATCGTTTTTCCTTTACGAAGGCTATTCAAAACGTTCTTGCGCAAACCAGTTTACATGGAGTGTTCCATCTTGTCCATAAACGAAGCACGTACATTGAAAA ATTAATATGGTTTGGCATCATTTCGATGGCACTGTTTGCTGGCTGTTACAATGTTGGAAGCTTCTGGGTGCGTTACTGGACCAACCCCACCGTCATAGCACTAGATCGCGACTATCATCTGTGGAATACAACATTTCCCAGCCTGACCGTGTGCTTCCAGAAGCGACTGAATGAACAGGCGCGTGACGAAATGCTAGCTCGCATTGATCCTGAACTGGCCCCTCGATATGGTGAATTTATCGATACTCTTCTGGAGAGTGACATTGAAAATGTGGGCCGTTTGGCCGAGTTTGATGAGTTCGAAGGTGTCGATCTGAGGGAGTTACTGAACGAGCTTACCGATCGACCGAACGCTATCATCACGATGGAGGGTGATCTACAGGGCACATTGATACGATCGTTAACGGAAATGGGGATATGTTACACGTTTAACACGGCTATTGGAAGGTACCTGAGCATCGATGCATATGCTGGGGATGAAAAGCTTTACGAAGTTAGTGTTTTCAACGGCGAAGCTTCGGCAACGATATCTAACTGTACGTCGAATGCTAAT ATTTATTTCCACAGTCCATACGAAATGCCGACGATTAGAAAATCGCTCCTAGTCGAGCGTggatttttcacattcaccAAAATGGATTTCAACGCCCTCGCCATCACTTCCGTTCCTGCTTTGAGAAGCTTAAGCATAAAGCAACGAAAGTGTCGATTTCCGCATGAATCGAACCTGAAGTTCTTCCCAGACTATTACTCCTACGGGTTATGTTTACTGGAATGTAAATTCTACCTATTTCTCAAGCACTGCGATTGTATCCCATACTTTTATCAAATATCAG ATCGCTCAAGGTATTGTAAACTAACGCAGTTGGCGTGTGTGGAGCTGTACCAAAGCTACATCTCATTTCTAACGGCCGACGAGCTGCGGGAAATTTTCGGTGCATGTaattgcataaaaaattgCGACGATATCACGTTCACGCTGCAACAGTATGGTTCAACGTTCTGGTTTAATGATCCAGTTATTAAGTGGAGCATTCGCATACCGAAAATACGTTACAGCCGAGGAATCATCTACGACTTTATAGACGCGATGG TGTCTACAGGAAGCATACTGGAGTTTTTCTTCGGCTTCAGCATCATCACACTGATCGAGCTTGCATACTTTTCGATGAGAAACTTAATTTTGGCATGCCTTCGCGTTAAAATGATACGCACCATGTGCAAACGCAAGCagagaaacatgaaaaatattacGCCTCAGACTATCACTAAAAAAGCACAGGATAAATCAATcatggtaaaataa